The proteins below are encoded in one region of Micromonospora sp. DSM 45708:
- a CDS encoding TetR/AcrR family transcriptional regulator: MPSADQSTEVFARRPKRADARRNYDALIAAARDVFGEYGAGASLEQIARRAGVGIGTLYRNFPQRRDLFEAVYVEEVRALSASAADLADLDPWDALVGWLHRFVAYVGAKRALAEELVHDSDVFRSCRTEIYAAGEPLLRRAQTAGAARSDADFDDVVRLISGIAAYQFPDPAQRDRVLAIALDGLRPPPR; the protein is encoded by the coding sequence ATGCCCAGCGCCGACCAGTCGACCGAGGTCTTCGCGCGCCGCCCGAAGCGGGCCGACGCCCGGCGCAACTACGACGCGCTGATCGCCGCCGCCCGCGACGTGTTCGGCGAGTACGGCGCCGGCGCGTCGCTGGAGCAGATCGCCCGGCGGGCCGGCGTGGGCATCGGCACGCTCTACCGCAACTTCCCGCAGCGGCGCGACCTGTTCGAGGCGGTCTACGTGGAGGAGGTGCGCGCGCTCAGCGCCTCCGCCGCCGACCTGGCCGACCTGGACCCGTGGGACGCCCTGGTCGGCTGGCTGCACCGGTTCGTCGCGTACGTCGGCGCGAAGCGGGCGCTGGCCGAGGAGTTGGTGCACGACTCCGACGTGTTCCGGAGCTGCCGCACCGAGATCTACGCGGCCGGTGAGCCGTTGCTGCGCCGCGCGCAGACCGCCGGGGCGGCCCGGTCGGACGCCGACTTCGACGACGTGGTGCGCCTGATCAGCGGCATCGCCGCGTACCAGTTCCCGGATCCGGCGCAGCGTGACCGCGTGCTGGCCATCGCGCTGGACGGCCTCCGCCCGCCGCCGCGCTAG
- a CDS encoding type 1 periplasmic-binding domain-containing protein has translation MREPATRPRPTREQLPAGGLELLTLLARLLRRPRRGDRRLPLLWLLRPADDGAVADLLRRFAGRGAGRRVPHAVLDLTDRPPTDDVATVLRELHRQLSLEAFGAPRLRFRHYPLADWLMHQTLAVDVDAADSGRASLVRRLRDWRGRRGGEDPQVGGDSGLGTALQLLLWLLRRAVPSVVFRIAVSGRVPVVGRQYRWFMRQQYLAPRQSVTFLGFAERLTAGWRDGEHPAQVEKLLLHAFLEDLRLAYRRRFWRPGDWRRTAYPVVLLDGVRPDNVGHTLVRIFGEVRNETGRNDPLLVVAVATDPPPEPAAPRPVAQAEEAYEDWAEALPERRRLRRTGAWLLVLAADGNAAGVPPGVAPPALVAPDPPWWARRFLPAAVALVLVAGVGVWAHGRWASDCRPWPTDRVSVRLVGGECVGYSDTAGQVFNSEPGQDRLRAVQRRIFAQNRATEEVWRRSDHRRPYLTLVYLGSLTGNRTRADEESYVSEREELEGMATAQYALLKESAAADDAALLHIVVANAGRQMRHADDAVRMLEGLARDDPTVLGVVGLVDSRASTAAALRELNRVGLPVLAPTLSADRMDENSSLYLAMSAPNREQARMVEAYARQVLKVGEVHVYWTTGEGSSLTDDLYVATLVDGLRERFGTRLTRLDEWRSGRRLTQECGYSGMLFFAGRWSEFDGFLRALKECGADPPRHLVTDDSVNRYMANPGLRASAPGNLPVTYVSKASLATCAALRAAQAARDDARGSFLTWIGADDLLDPPRCRAGTGPAVGERVSLAYDAAMMMVRALESLAARLRHADTGRRWEPRAVNPVGVHAEVLRQNAAGGYPGVSGLIRYAPDAGEPVAKRLALLTVAKVPDVEAAPVEVFHCGIADAGPDPGCRTAR, from the coding sequence ATGCGCGAACCGGCGACCCGGCCCCGGCCCACCCGCGAGCAGCTCCCGGCCGGTGGTCTGGAACTGCTCACCCTGCTGGCCCGGCTGCTGCGCCGTCCGCGGCGCGGGGACCGGCGGCTGCCGCTGCTCTGGCTGCTCCGGCCGGCCGACGACGGCGCGGTGGCCGACCTGCTGCGCCGCTTCGCGGGCCGGGGCGCCGGACGCCGGGTGCCGCACGCGGTCCTGGACCTGACCGACCGGCCGCCCACCGACGACGTCGCGACCGTGCTGCGCGAGTTGCACCGGCAGCTCTCCCTGGAGGCGTTCGGCGCGCCCCGGCTGCGGTTCCGGCACTATCCGCTCGCCGACTGGCTGATGCACCAGACGCTCGCGGTCGACGTGGACGCCGCGGACAGCGGCCGGGCCTCGCTGGTGCGCCGGCTGCGCGACTGGCGGGGGCGACGCGGCGGCGAGGACCCGCAGGTGGGCGGCGACTCGGGGCTCGGCACCGCGCTGCAACTGCTGCTCTGGCTGCTGCGCCGGGCGGTGCCCAGCGTGGTGTTCCGGATCGCCGTCTCCGGCCGGGTGCCGGTGGTCGGCCGGCAGTACCGCTGGTTCATGCGCCAGCAGTATCTCGCGCCCCGGCAGTCGGTGACGTTCCTCGGCTTCGCCGAGCGGCTCACCGCCGGCTGGCGCGACGGCGAACACCCCGCCCAGGTGGAGAAGCTGCTGCTGCACGCGTTCCTGGAGGACCTGCGGCTGGCCTACCGGCGGCGGTTCTGGCGACCGGGGGACTGGCGGCGCACCGCCTACCCGGTGGTGCTGCTCGACGGCGTCCGCCCGGACAACGTCGGGCACACCCTGGTCCGGATCTTCGGCGAGGTCCGCAACGAGACCGGCCGCAACGACCCGCTGCTGGTGGTCGCCGTCGCCACCGACCCGCCGCCGGAACCGGCCGCGCCCCGGCCGGTGGCCCAGGCCGAGGAGGCGTACGAGGACTGGGCCGAGGCGCTGCCGGAACGTCGCCGGCTGCGGCGTACCGGCGCCTGGCTGCTGGTGCTGGCGGCGGACGGCAACGCTGCCGGCGTACCCCCGGGGGTTGCCCCGCCGGCGCTGGTGGCGCCGGACCCGCCCTGGTGGGCGCGGCGCTTCCTGCCGGCGGCGGTGGCCCTGGTGCTGGTCGCCGGCGTGGGCGTCTGGGCGCACGGGCGGTGGGCGTCGGACTGCCGGCCCTGGCCCACCGACCGGGTGAGCGTGCGCCTGGTGGGCGGCGAGTGCGTCGGCTACAGCGACACCGCCGGGCAGGTCTTCAACAGTGAACCCGGCCAGGACCGGCTGCGCGCGGTGCAGCGGCGCATCTTCGCGCAGAACCGGGCCACCGAGGAGGTGTGGCGGCGCAGCGACCACCGCCGCCCCTACCTGACGCTCGTCTACCTGGGCAGCCTCACCGGCAACCGGACGCGTGCGGACGAGGAGTCCTACGTCTCCGAGCGGGAGGAACTGGAGGGCATGGCCACCGCCCAGTACGCGCTGCTGAAGGAGTCGGCGGCGGCCGACGACGCGGCGCTGCTGCACATCGTGGTGGCCAACGCCGGCCGGCAGATGCGGCACGCCGACGACGCGGTACGCATGCTGGAGGGGCTGGCCCGCGACGACCCGACCGTGCTCGGCGTGGTCGGGTTGGTGGACAGCCGCGCCAGCACCGCGGCGGCGCTGCGTGAACTCAACCGGGTCGGCCTGCCGGTGCTCGCGCCCACGCTGTCCGCCGACCGGATGGACGAGAACTCCAGCCTCTACCTGGCCATGTCCGCGCCCAACCGGGAGCAGGCCCGGATGGTCGAGGCGTACGCCCGGCAGGTGCTGAAGGTCGGGGAGGTGCACGTCTACTGGACCACCGGCGAGGGCAGCTCGCTCACCGACGACCTCTACGTCGCCACGCTCGTCGACGGCCTGCGGGAGCGGTTCGGCACCCGCCTGACCCGCCTCGACGAGTGGCGCAGCGGCCGACGACTGACCCAGGAGTGCGGCTACTCCGGCATGCTCTTCTTCGCCGGCCGCTGGTCGGAGTTCGACGGCTTCCTGCGCGCGTTGAAGGAGTGCGGCGCGGACCCGCCCCGGCACCTGGTCACCGACGACTCGGTGAACCGCTACATGGCCAATCCGGGGCTGCGCGCCAGCGCGCCCGGCAACCTGCCGGTCACGTACGTGTCGAAGGCGTCGCTGGCCACCTGCGCCGCGCTGCGGGCCGCGCAGGCCGCCCGGGACGACGCCCGGGGCAGCTTCCTCACCTGGATCGGCGCGGACGACCTGCTCGACCCGCCACGCTGCCGCGCCGGCACCGGCCCGGCGGTCGGCGAGCGGGTCAGCCTCGCCTACGACGCCGCCATGATGATGGTGCGCGCGCTGGAGAGTCTCGCCGCCCGGCTACGGCACGCCGACACCGGCCGCCGCTGGGAGCCGCGCGCGGTCAACCCGGTCGGCGTGCACGCCGAGGTGCTGCGACAGAACGCCGCCGGCGGCTATCCGGGGGTCAGCGGCCTGATCCGGTACGCCCCGGACGCCGGCGAGCCGGTCGCCAAGCGGCTGGCGCTGCTCACCGTGGCGAAGGTGCCCGACGTCGAGGCCGCCCCGGTCGAGGTCTTCCACTGCGGCATCGCCGACGCCGGCCCCGACCCGGGCTGCCGTACCGCGAGGTGA
- a CDS encoding alkaline phosphatase PhoX: MTSNSPLSRRSLLGGAAGGLGIVVAGNLDAIAGPAAARAACRPAVGYGDLVPDPAGLLALPPGFSYTVVAQAGATTLESGQPTPSDADGTGCFRSPRGSVLVNNHEIGGSEPYPVPALPGLTYDPGARGGTTTIEVDKHGRRLREYVSVAGTHNNCAGGITPWGTWLTCEETEQRAGGQFQKDHGYVFEVDPHDRSANTDPVALTFLGRYSHEAVAVDPYTHSIYLTEDASGPNGLYFRWTPPPGFRAGKGALRALAQRPDGATAGTLEAMRCRRGDGHVADLSEATTPGTRYQVDWVEVPDRDARTVSVRKQFTDDEVTRSRKLEGAWWGDGGAYFVASYARHDDGSVNEHDGQVWFYDPRRQTVTLKTIFGVNTDPEADHGNYDGPDNITVSPYGGVILAEDGEGVSHLVGVTEQGKAYALARNELNDSEFTGPTFSADGKILFANIQTPGYVFAITGPWGRPSNAHR, translated from the coding sequence GTGACCTCCAACTCACCCCTCTCCCGGCGGTCGCTGCTGGGCGGCGCCGCCGGGGGCCTCGGCATCGTGGTGGCCGGCAACCTGGACGCCATCGCCGGTCCGGCGGCGGCCCGCGCCGCGTGCCGGCCCGCGGTCGGCTACGGCGACCTGGTGCCGGACCCGGCCGGCCTGCTGGCGCTGCCGCCCGGCTTCTCGTACACCGTCGTCGCCCAGGCGGGCGCGACCACGCTGGAATCGGGACAGCCGACCCCGAGCGACGCCGACGGCACCGGCTGCTTCCGCAGCCCGCGCGGCTCGGTGCTGGTGAACAACCACGAGATCGGCGGCAGCGAGCCCTACCCGGTGCCGGCGCTGCCGGGCCTCACCTACGACCCGGGCGCGCGCGGCGGCACCACCACCATCGAGGTGGACAAGCACGGCCGGCGGCTGCGCGAGTACGTCAGCGTGGCCGGCACGCACAACAACTGCGCCGGCGGCATCACGCCGTGGGGCACGTGGCTGACCTGCGAGGAAACCGAGCAGCGGGCCGGCGGTCAGTTCCAGAAGGACCACGGGTACGTCTTCGAGGTCGACCCGCACGACCGGTCCGCCAACACCGACCCGGTGGCGTTGACGTTCCTCGGCCGCTACTCCCACGAGGCGGTGGCGGTCGACCCGTACACCCACTCGATCTACCTGACCGAGGACGCCAGCGGCCCGAACGGGCTCTACTTCCGGTGGACGCCGCCGCCCGGCTTCCGGGCCGGCAAGGGCGCGCTGCGGGCGCTCGCCCAGCGGCCGGACGGCGCCACCGCCGGCACGCTGGAGGCGATGCGCTGCCGGCGCGGCGACGGGCACGTGGCCGACCTGTCCGAGGCCACCACGCCGGGCACCCGCTACCAGGTCGACTGGGTGGAGGTGCCGGACCGGGACGCCCGCACCGTGTCGGTACGCAAGCAGTTCACCGACGACGAGGTGACCCGCAGCCGCAAGCTGGAGGGCGCCTGGTGGGGCGACGGCGGCGCGTACTTCGTGGCCAGCTACGCCCGGCACGACGACGGCAGCGTCAACGAGCACGACGGTCAGGTCTGGTTCTACGACCCGCGCCGGCAGACCGTCACGCTGAAGACCATCTTCGGCGTGAACACCGACCCGGAGGCCGACCACGGCAACTACGACGGGCCGGACAACATCACCGTGTCCCCGTACGGCGGGGTGATCCTGGCCGAGGACGGCGAGGGCGTGTCGCACCTGGTCGGCGTCACCGAGCAGGGCAAGGCGTACGCGCTGGCCCGCAACGAGCTGAACGACAGCGAGTTCACCGGGCCGACGTTCAGCGCGGACGGGAAGATCCTGTTCGCCAACATCCAGACGCCGGGGTACGTGTTCGCGATCACCGGCCCGTGGGGCCGGCCGAGCAACGCCCACCGCTGA
- a CDS encoding FtsK/SpoIIIE domain-containing protein produces the protein MNRFAAAYRQAVERHRAALRHWEAARRMLGAAGPAPVGSPELVARLARLGGELAAAVPGTARVATHPVPVRLGEATTVDGVFPVLVPVGAGAHLAVDVDARDPRVGELLRAVVVRLLTAAPAGAVRVVGIDQAAFGAAFLPLRPLHDAGVLGAAATTEAETAALLDAAERHARTAQRADPEDRELLVVVTASTLPARELARLAALTHAGPAAAVCVLLAGYAPGGPSAGYAPGGPSAPSAGRRPAGFGAAPVPPGGHPPVGVGGPPPLGATTQLRVTERYTLVGDPPGRPFSVDGSGLAAPVVLDGDPSHAVVTALARRLAEAADDSSGVTFADLLPARRWAESAGAGLRTVLGRAGKKPLAVAFDDATPHWLVGGRTGAGKTVLLLDVLYGLAARYSPAELRLMLLDFKEGVSFTEFVPTPRDPSWLPHASAVGIESDREYGVAVLRELRAELTRRAELLKRHGVSRLADLPPNARPPRIVTVVDEFHVLFAGNDALARQAVDLIEELARKGRSYGLHLVLASQSTTGIEALYGRAEAIFGQFPLRIALPGGDAVLDPRNDAARGLTVGVAVVNTAAGAPGADTEVHFPDAHAAAADLAALRHELHAARPEGAAPPVVFRGHETPRLADDPAWAALTPGTDPPYALLGRVVDVAGSPAGFALDASPGRHLAVVGTAATGAEVLRSAVLALARQHTPGSARFLFAPLAPGTTDLADDLAMTLAAAGHPVRRLDADALRALLAELAGDAPGSGRTYLTVFGMDAAAGTLAAADPGTFRSGHDDLRAVLRHGPARGVHVLGWWRGLRRLADDLGGSGHRDDVTGLVALNVPAADLGLHLGVHDLAYHPRDGRALLVDRHEHRTALIVPFASESDDS, from the coding sequence GTGAACAGGTTCGCGGCGGCGTACCGGCAGGCGGTCGAGCGGCACCGGGCGGCGCTGCGCCACTGGGAGGCCGCCCGGCGGATGCTGGGCGCGGCCGGCCCGGCCCCGGTCGGCAGCCCCGAGCTGGTCGCCCGGCTGGCCCGCCTGGGCGGGGAGCTGGCCGCCGCGGTGCCCGGCACCGCCCGCGTCGCGACCCACCCCGTTCCGGTACGCCTCGGCGAGGCGACCACCGTCGACGGCGTGTTCCCGGTGCTGGTGCCGGTGGGGGCCGGCGCCCACCTGGCGGTCGACGTGGACGCCCGCGACCCGCGCGTCGGCGAGCTGCTGCGTGCCGTGGTGGTCCGGCTGCTCACCGCCGCCCCGGCCGGCGCGGTCCGGGTGGTCGGCATCGACCAGGCCGCGTTCGGCGCGGCGTTCCTGCCGCTGCGCCCGCTGCACGACGCCGGGGTGCTCGGCGCGGCGGCGACCACCGAGGCGGAGACGGCCGCGCTGCTGGACGCCGCGGAACGGCACGCGCGTACCGCCCAGCGGGCCGACCCGGAGGACCGGGAGCTGCTGGTGGTGGTCACCGCCTCGACGCTGCCGGCCCGGGAGCTGGCCCGGCTGGCCGCGCTCACCCACGCCGGCCCGGCCGCGGCGGTCTGCGTGCTGCTGGCCGGGTACGCCCCGGGCGGGCCGTCGGCCGGGTACGCCCCGGGCGGACCGTCCGCACCGTCGGCCGGGCGGCGACCGGCCGGGTTCGGCGCGGCGCCGGTGCCACCGGGCGGCCACCCGCCGGTCGGCGTGGGCGGGCCGCCCCCGTTGGGGGCCACCACCCAGCTCCGGGTCACCGAGCGCTACACCCTGGTCGGTGACCCGCCGGGTCGCCCGTTCAGCGTCGACGGCAGCGGGCTGGCCGCGCCGGTGGTGCTCGACGGCGACCCGTCGCACGCCGTGGTGACCGCGCTGGCCCGCCGGCTCGCCGAGGCCGCCGACGACAGCTCCGGCGTCACGTTCGCCGACCTGCTCCCGGCGCGGCGGTGGGCCGAGTCGGCCGGCGCCGGCCTGCGGACGGTGCTCGGCCGGGCCGGGAAGAAGCCGCTGGCCGTCGCGTTCGACGACGCCACGCCGCACTGGCTGGTCGGGGGCCGCACCGGCGCCGGCAAGACGGTGCTGCTGCTCGACGTGCTCTACGGGCTGGCCGCCCGCTACTCCCCGGCCGAGCTGCGGCTGATGCTGCTCGACTTCAAGGAGGGCGTCAGCTTCACCGAGTTCGTGCCGACCCCGCGCGACCCGTCCTGGCTGCCGCACGCGAGCGCGGTCGGCATCGAGTCCGACCGCGAGTACGGCGTGGCCGTGCTCCGGGAGCTGCGCGCCGAGCTGACCCGGCGCGCCGAGCTGCTGAAGCGGCACGGCGTCAGCCGCCTCGCCGACCTGCCGCCGAACGCCCGGCCGCCCCGGATCGTGACCGTCGTCGACGAGTTCCACGTGTTGTTCGCCGGCAACGACGCGCTGGCCCGGCAGGCCGTCGACCTGATCGAGGAGCTGGCCCGCAAGGGCCGCTCGTACGGCCTGCACCTGGTGCTGGCCAGCCAGAGCACCACCGGCATCGAGGCGCTGTACGGCCGGGCCGAGGCCATCTTCGGCCAGTTCCCGCTGCGCATCGCGTTGCCGGGCGGGGACGCCGTGCTGGATCCGCGCAACGACGCGGCGCGCGGCCTCACGGTCGGCGTCGCGGTGGTGAACACCGCCGCCGGCGCACCGGGTGCGGACACCGAGGTGCACTTCCCGGACGCGCACGCCGCCGCGGCCGACCTCGCGGCGCTGCGCCACGAGCTGCACGCGGCCCGCCCGGAGGGCGCCGCGCCGCCGGTGGTGTTCCGCGGCCACGAGACGCCCCGGCTCGCCGACGATCCGGCCTGGGCGGCGCTGACACCCGGCACCGACCCGCCGTACGCGCTCCTCGGCCGCGTGGTCGACGTCGCCGGCAGCCCGGCCGGCTTCGCGCTCGACGCGAGCCCGGGCCGGCACCTGGCCGTGGTGGGCACCGCCGCGACCGGCGCGGAGGTGCTCCGCTCGGCCGTGCTGGCGCTGGCCCGGCAGCACACGCCGGGCTCCGCCCGGTTCCTGTTCGCGCCGTTGGCGCCGGGCACCACCGACCTCGCCGACGACCTGGCGATGACGCTGGCCGCCGCCGGCCACCCGGTCCGCCGGCTGGACGCCGACGCGCTGCGCGCGCTCCTCGCCGAGCTGGCCGGCGACGCCCCCGGGTCGGGCCGCACCTACCTGACGGTGTTCGGGATGGACGCCGCCGCCGGCACGCTGGCCGCCGCCGACCCGGGCACGTTCCGCTCCGGGCACGACGACCTGCGCGCGGTGCTGCGGCACGGCCCGGCGCGCGGCGTGCACGTGCTCGGCTGGTGGCGGGGGCTGCGCCGGCTCGCCGACGACCTCGGCGGCAGCGGGCACCGCGACGACGTGACCGGGCTGGTCGCGTTGAACGTGCCGGCCGCCGACCTCGGCCTGCACCTCGGCGTGCACGACCTCGCCTACCATCCGCGCGACGGCCGCGCGCTGCTCGTCGACCGGCACGAGCACCGGACCGCCCTGATCGTGCCGTTCGCGTCCGAGAGCGATGACTCATGA
- a CDS encoding DUF6244 family protein → MSAAEVIARLAAAARKLDEAKARTAAAAQDAAEARALVAGALEGATAGPLIGVIDAYRQALAQAAQGGEPARQHVQETIAKVQALGN, encoded by the coding sequence GTGAGCGCGGCGGAGGTCATTGCCAGGCTGGCGGCGGCGGCACGGAAGCTGGACGAGGCGAAGGCCCGCACGGCCGCTGCCGCGCAGGACGCGGCCGAGGCGCGGGCGCTTGTCGCCGGCGCGCTCGAAGGCGCGACGGCGGGGCCGCTGATCGGGGTGATCGACGCCTACCGGCAGGCGCTCGCCCAGGCCGCGCAGGGCGGCGAGCCGGCCCGCCAGCACGTGCAGGAGACCATCGCGAAGGTCCAGGCGCTGGGCAACTGA
- a CDS encoding pentapeptide repeat-containing protein, which produces MSTPPPPEKPLKVMPWWSALLGLLLAVLLGWLVLDWLLAEADRAGQPDTRATLRVDAIRTGLTVVAGTGGGVALLFAARRQWISERGQRHQEAVAARDQTHRDRVQAHAEAVAEAAARHQERQATAAEHDAAERRLTELYVRAIELIGSDQPAVRLGGLHALERLGQDNPGQRPTTVAVLCAYLRMPAPDDRRETEVRRTAQRMLTRHLRADQDGWWPGIALDLTGARLDNFDAAGCTLVDLDLTGAVCTGTTSFAGAVAHGRLRLTAEFADVVLDDLTGDAEIVLDGARLGGRVSFDRADLGGALSCRDASFGPTSFHGATLRQPSSFDRATFTDNASFREAVFLGGLSMEHTTFAAYAGFHRARFADLALFRWTEFGAEAWFEGARFEGAANFGRAVFHGRARFEGATLARRPLVDQARASTAVTHAWPPDTTVTRRDDDWLLLTDP; this is translated from the coding sequence GTGTCCACCCCACCCCCGCCGGAGAAGCCGCTCAAGGTGATGCCCTGGTGGTCGGCGCTGCTCGGACTCCTCCTGGCCGTGCTGCTCGGCTGGCTGGTGCTGGACTGGCTGCTCGCCGAGGCCGACCGGGCCGGCCAACCCGACACCCGGGCCACGCTGCGCGTCGACGCCATCCGTACCGGCCTCACCGTGGTCGCCGGCACCGGCGGCGGGGTGGCACTGCTGTTCGCCGCCCGTCGACAGTGGATCAGCGAACGCGGCCAGCGGCACCAGGAGGCGGTCGCCGCCCGCGACCAGACGCACCGCGACCGGGTGCAGGCGCACGCCGAGGCGGTCGCCGAGGCCGCCGCCCGGCACCAGGAGCGCCAGGCCACCGCCGCCGAGCACGACGCCGCCGAACGACGGCTCACCGAGCTGTACGTGCGGGCCATCGAGCTGATCGGCAGCGACCAGCCGGCGGTCCGCCTCGGCGGCCTGCACGCGCTGGAACGGCTCGGTCAGGACAACCCGGGACAGCGGCCGACCACCGTGGCGGTGCTCTGCGCGTACCTCCGGATGCCGGCGCCCGACGACCGGCGCGAGACCGAGGTGCGGCGTACCGCGCAGCGGATGCTCACCCGGCACCTGCGGGCGGACCAGGACGGCTGGTGGCCGGGCATCGCGCTGGACCTGACCGGCGCCCGGCTGGACAACTTCGACGCCGCCGGCTGCACGCTCGTGGACCTCGACCTCACCGGCGCGGTCTGCACCGGCACCACCAGCTTCGCCGGCGCGGTCGCCCACGGCCGGCTGCGGCTGACCGCCGAGTTCGCCGACGTCGTCCTCGACGACCTCACCGGCGACGCCGAGATCGTCCTGGACGGCGCGCGCCTCGGCGGCCGGGTGAGCTTCGACCGGGCCGACCTCGGCGGCGCGCTGTCCTGCCGGGACGCGAGCTTCGGGCCGACCTCCTTCCACGGCGCCACGCTGCGGCAGCCCAGCAGCTTCGACCGGGCCACGTTCACCGACAACGCCAGCTTCCGGGAGGCGGTGTTTTTGGGTGGACTGTCCATGGAGCACACCACGTTCGCGGCGTACGCGGGCTTCCACCGGGCGCGCTTCGCCGACCTGGCGCTGTTCCGGTGGACCGAGTTCGGCGCGGAGGCCTGGTTCGAGGGGGCCCGTTTCGAGGGCGCGGCCAACTTCGGCCGGGCCGTGTTCCACGGGCGGGCCCGCTTCGAGGGGGCGACACTGGCCCGGCGACCGCTTGTCGACCAGGCCCGCGCGTCGACGGCCGTCACCCACGCCTGGCCGCCCGACACCACTGTCACCCGCCGCGACGACGACTGGCTGCTCCTCACCGACCCGTGA
- a CDS encoding lipase family alpha/beta hydrolase, whose protein sequence is MLLRTILAATAAATALLVPATAAHAAAPTAAPGAVTAPAPAAPASTVTAAERAAAAAADPVIVVGGLIGVSIAYEPIAARLRADGYRVSIYQLPNLGFGDIRESARALSSHVDQVRAATGASRVDLVTHSEGGLVSRWYVKFLGGAAAVDQYVSLGSPQYGTYVANILAVVGLGSCAGIVACQQMTIGSSFLADLNAGDDTPGPVRWTTLRTWQDELVRPVDNAVLADGATNVLVQAWCPLRVVGHLGLVLDGTTYTAVRQTLAGVAIRPNCFAV, encoded by the coding sequence ATGCTGCTCCGAACGATCCTGGCCGCCACCGCCGCCGCCACCGCGCTGCTCGTCCCGGCCACCGCCGCCCACGCCGCCGCACCCACCGCCGCGCCCGGCGCGGTCACCGCCCCGGCCCCCGCCGCCCCCGCCAGCACCGTCACCGCCGCCGAACGGGCCGCCGCCGCAGCCGCCGACCCGGTGATCGTGGTCGGCGGCCTGATCGGCGTCTCCATCGCGTACGAGCCGATCGCCGCCCGGCTGCGCGCCGACGGCTACCGGGTTTCCATCTACCAACTGCCGAACCTCGGCTTCGGCGACATCCGCGAGTCCGCCCGGGCACTGTCGTCCCACGTGGACCAGGTCCGCGCCGCCACCGGCGCGAGCCGGGTGGACCTCGTCACCCACTCCGAGGGCGGGCTGGTCAGCCGCTGGTACGTGAAGTTCCTCGGCGGCGCCGCCGCGGTCGACCAGTACGTCAGCCTCGGCAGCCCGCAGTACGGCACGTACGTCGCCAACATCCTCGCCGTCGTCGGCCTGGGCAGTTGCGCCGGCATCGTGGCCTGCCAGCAGATGACCATCGGGTCGAGCTTCCTGGCCGACCTGAACGCCGGTGACGACACCCCCGGGCCGGTCCGCTGGACCACGCTGCGCACCTGGCAGGACGAGCTGGTGCGCCCGGTCGACAACGCGGTGCTCGCCGACGGCGCGACGAACGTGCTGGTGCAGGCGTGGTGCCCGCTGCGGGTGGTCGGCCACCTCGGCCTGGTGCTCGACGGCACCACCTACACGGCGGTGCGGCAGACGTTGGCCGGCGTCGCGATCCGACCCAACTGTTTCGCGGTCTGA